ATGCGCTCCGCCGTGTGTGTGGTTTTACTACCCGGTGCTGCGCAGATGTCGAGCACGGTCTCGCCCGGCTCGGCCCCCAGGGCGGCGGACGCGGACGCCGACGCGAGATCCTGCACGTCGAACAGTCCCTCCCGCCAAGCCTTCGATCCGTACCCTCTGCCCCTGACCAGCGCACGCACCTCCTCTAAGAAGGTGGGCTCTGTCACGATACCATACTCTCTCTCCAATACGTCATCCGCGGTCAGCGGGTCCAACTTCAACCGATTTACTCGGAGGTACTGCGGCGGTACCCGGTTGTTCGCGCGCAGAAGTAACTCGACTCTATCCCGATCACCTCCGAAGATTTCCAGCATGTAGAGCACGAACCACTCGGGATGCCCGTACTCCAGCGCGAGGCGTTCCGTCCATGGGCGATCCTCCAGCACGTTCTTCACGGAGACGCGTTCCACGCCGCGGAGTACGGCGTTGACGAAAGCTCCCGCCCTGCTCCCCACTAGCTTCTTCGCGATCCTGACCATGCAGTCGGTCACCGCTGGTGAAGGGTTCCTCCAGATTTTCATCTCCATGGTGCCGACCCTGAGTATCTGGCGCACGTAAGGCGACCTCACGTCCTCTGGATGTACGTCCGAACCCGTTGCTATGAGTTCGTCCAATAGGTTCCGCCGCTTGATCGTTTCGTACACGAATGCCTGCACGGATCGTCGGACGTCGGTCGAACGGTCCCGGCAAGTACGCTCCACGGCCTCTGGTATCGGCATTCCACGGGTTTCCACGAGGACCAAGGCTTTAACCGCAAGAAGTTGGTTCTCCATGCACCGCCACCCCGGCGGGTGATACGGTGGAAGTCATCAAAGTGGGTGGAGAGATACTGGACCGTGTTGAAGACCTAGCCCAGGTCATCGATGACACCATCGTGGTGCACGGTGGCGGTCCGGAGGTCTCGGACGTGATGGAGCGCATGGGACTCGAACCGAAGTTCGTCCGCGGACTCAGAGTCACCGACCGAGAGACGTTGCACGTGGTGA
Above is a window of Methanopyrus sp. SNP6 DNA encoding:
- a CDS encoding transcription antitermination factor NusB — translated: MENQLLAVKALVLVETRGMPIPEAVERTCRDRSTDVRRSVQAFVYETIKRRNLLDELIATGSDVHPEDVRSPYVRQILRVGTMEMKIWRNPSPAVTDCMVRIAKKLVGSRAGAFVNAVLRGVERVSVKNVLEDRPWTERLALEYGHPEWFVLYMLEIFGGDRDRVELLLRANNRVPPQYLRVNRLKLDPLTADDVLEREYGIVTEPTFLEEVRALVRGRGYGSKAWREGLFDVQDLASASASAALGAEPGETVLDICAAPGSKTTHTAERMFDEGEVWAVDKSELGLRVLERRCRRLEITCVRTICRDARGLTVDDLPSVPDRILVDPPCSTTGVWNRNPDSRWKPKPLERFAERQWEILEPALRIAEEYGCTLVYSTCSVSWEENEAIVKRALEEFDVKLVDVDVPGSPGIEEFRGERFREYRKVRRYWPFRHDTAGFFVAKMKG